In one Bradyrhizobium sp. 4 genomic region, the following are encoded:
- a CDS encoding DEAD/DEAH box helicase family protein codes for MLKDLNLKAVYQSDRDDLLRDFYIPALSQSVQYDRAVGFFSGSMLSFAAQGISAFVAGNGRMRLVVGGELDEEDVAAIQSGYDTRILSEKIGRQLLRVLDNVDDDLFQTRIELLSWLVASGHLDIKVALKRRGMYHAKVGIMRDANGDGVVFQGSANETVYALLPDFNFETMNVFPTWRQELAAHFEPHVAGFERLWKNRSPGTVVIDFPDAVRERFIRIAKRSRVADTDTERALWEEALQRYMPSPARSQPSLPKTLGGRPFAIMPHQRRALEAWRASDCQGILALATGAGKTVTAIYAAVQFFKQTNRLCLIVAVPYQSLADQWVENLRIFSIQAFACYGGTARWRDDVAQALHLFEQGAAPFICLVVVNKTLTGEVFQHLLKNIPGDRMLWVGDECHHHGSVTNAASLPDQAQLRLGLSATPNHYLNSEANLRLNRFYGRVVDTYDLRQALEDGVLTPYRYQVELVDLTEDETDRYLELSERIGRLIGRSPARLGEGNPELDRLLFERARVLGGASNKMNVLDRLLRGQEPTAHTLFYCSDASTDSDDNSAPQRQVEAVSQRLHDLGWRASRFTAREATYERRLILDGFRLGDLEAMVAIRCLDEGIDVPACQKAFILASSRNPRQFIQRRGRILRRSPGKHFAEIVDLMVRIPDGLVEKSDVERALLEEELKRVAEFARLARNSGDVIETLMPLLVENDLTHCLI; via the coding sequence ATGTTGAAGGACCTCAATCTCAAGGCGGTTTACCAATCCGACAGAGACGATCTTCTGCGAGACTTCTACATCCCGGCGCTCTCCCAGAGCGTTCAATACGACAGGGCGGTCGGATTCTTCTCCGGCAGCATGTTGTCGTTTGCGGCGCAGGGAATATCAGCATTCGTCGCCGGCAACGGTAGAATGCGGCTAGTGGTGGGCGGCGAATTGGACGAGGAGGACGTGGCCGCAATCCAAAGCGGATACGACACCCGGATCCTCAGCGAGAAGATCGGCAGGCAACTGCTGCGGGTTCTCGACAATGTCGATGACGATCTTTTTCAGACCAGAATCGAGCTGTTGAGCTGGCTTGTTGCCAGCGGTCACCTCGACATCAAAGTCGCATTGAAGCGCAGGGGGATGTACCACGCAAAGGTTGGCATCATGAGGGATGCCAACGGCGACGGCGTTGTCTTTCAGGGATCGGCAAACGAGACAGTCTATGCTCTCCTGCCCGACTTTAATTTCGAGACGATGAACGTTTTTCCGACTTGGCGACAGGAACTCGCCGCACATTTCGAGCCGCACGTTGCGGGGTTCGAAAGGCTCTGGAAAAATCGAAGCCCCGGAACGGTTGTCATCGACTTTCCTGACGCCGTTCGCGAACGTTTCATACGCATCGCAAAGCGGTCGCGTGTTGCCGATACCGATACCGAGCGCGCGTTATGGGAAGAGGCGCTTCAACGATATATGCCTTCGCCGGCGCGTTCACAGCCCTCACTGCCCAAGACCTTGGGCGGCCGCCCCTTCGCCATCATGCCGCATCAAAGGCGGGCTCTGGAAGCGTGGCGGGCATCGGACTGCCAAGGCATCCTGGCCCTGGCGACGGGTGCGGGAAAGACGGTTACGGCGATCTACGCAGCCGTGCAATTTTTCAAGCAAACGAACCGCCTGTGCCTGATCGTCGCCGTCCCCTACCAGAGCCTGGCGGATCAGTGGGTCGAGAATCTTCGCATTTTCTCTATCCAGGCCTTCGCATGCTATGGCGGTACCGCCCGTTGGCGCGACGACGTAGCCCAGGCGCTACACCTCTTCGAACAGGGGGCAGCGCCATTCATCTGTTTGGTTGTCGTGAACAAGACGCTTACCGGAGAGGTCTTTCAGCACCTACTGAAGAATATCCCCGGCGATCGAATGTTGTGGGTTGGCGACGAATGCCACCATCATGGCTCGGTAACTAATGCGGCTTCGCTTCCCGACCAGGCACAGCTCAGACTGGGGCTTTCGGCGACGCCCAATCATTATTTGAACTCCGAAGCAAACCTTCGATTGAACCGCTTTTACGGACGCGTCGTCGATACCTATGACCTCCGTCAGGCTCTCGAGGACGGCGTTCTCACCCCTTATCGATATCAGGTTGAGTTGGTCGACCTCACGGAGGACGAAACCGACCGATATCTGGAGTTGAGCGAGCGCATCGGCCGTCTAATCGGTCGATCTCCGGCGCGACTCGGCGAAGGAAATCCGGAACTCGACCGCCTCTTGTTCGAGCGAGCGCGAGTGCTCGGAGGTGCCTCCAACAAGATGAATGTCCTCGACCGGCTGTTACGGGGACAAGAGCCCACCGCCCACACGCTGTTCTATTGCAGCGACGCAAGCACCGACTCCGACGACAATTCGGCGCCGCAAAGGCAGGTCGAAGCGGTGTCCCAGAGACTACACGACCTCGGATGGCGGGCTTCGCGATTCACGGCGCGGGAAGCGACGTACGAGCGTCGACTAATCTTGGACGGCTTCCGTCTCGGGGACCTCGAAGCGATGGTCGCCATCCGTTGCTTGGACGAAGGTATCGACGTTCCCGCGTGCCAAAAGGCGTTCATACTAGCCAGCAGTCGAAACCCGCGCCAATTCATCCAGCGACGGGGACGGATACTCCGGCGCTCGCCAGGCAAACACTTCGCCGAAATCGTCGATCTGATGGTCAGAATTCCGGATGGCCTGGTCGAGAAGAGCGATGTGGAACGGGCGCTATTGGAGGAAGAGTTGAAGCGTGTTGCCGAATTCGCACGCTTGGCACGAAACAGCGGCGACGTGATTGAAACCCTGATGCCCCTTCTTGTTGAAAATGACCTAACACACTGCCTTATATAA
- a CDS encoding AAA family ATPase — protein MKIRQIDLYNFRQFYGTTKLALACEDDRNVTLIHGENGLGKTTILNAVYWAMFDDVTPRFEQKNRIVNFEAEKEGIREAKVEVEFEFNGEIYRASRTFSIGSAKTSFLLYRIDRGSHVPIRAPETFVNSVIPKAMARYFFFDGEHAETFAAEKNQTAGAAVRSMLGCDLAEEGMKDLKAVAGQYTKQTGDGGGDDELKSLRDKLTELEDQVARDEADLADQKKSVEQLSEQKSLIDEALRLTAGASEVQELRDGLKTREEQIERDVRERQAELVRWIGEKAIAVLSKKALLETASFVDSEAVEGRLPSPYREDFIQSLLHRENCICCRDLKPTTSEWNAVATLLKTAGNTEAESRLARVRIRLHTFQELARNAPNQLSSTQERLGQLLEERRGVAAELGEVSKKLEGLDLHGVRERERARGEIEKNLGQRHQRIGDLEATIRNAASRIDSLAQEIKVKGAKNERTRTIMRKRQLALDAAILLKSRLERYESRARSAIEGEINDILERTARRDYQFKFDDDFSMALTHSDIDGPVPKSGGENQLMSLAFTAALVRFSKERVGNTDELLSPGTVAPLVLDAPIGHLDQSYREATAEFIPEMAGQVILLLSSAHMSAGVYDALKARVGKEYVLISENRRAREGKSNDPIALNGRNYNQSLFNQERNLTRVEEVA, from the coding sequence GTGAAAATCCGCCAGATTGATCTGTACAATTTCCGCCAGTTCTACGGCACCACCAAGCTGGCGCTGGCGTGCGAGGACGACCGGAATGTGACCCTTATTCATGGCGAGAACGGTCTCGGTAAGACTACTATCCTGAACGCGGTATATTGGGCGATGTTCGACGACGTAACGCCAAGGTTCGAGCAGAAAAACCGGATAGTAAACTTCGAGGCGGAGAAGGAAGGAATCCGAGAAGCCAAGGTCGAGGTCGAATTCGAGTTCAACGGCGAAATCTACAGGGCGTCCCGCACCTTTTCGATCGGATCCGCCAAGACGTCCTTTCTTCTTTATCGTATCGACCGGGGGTCGCACGTTCCGATCAGAGCTCCCGAGACGTTCGTGAATTCTGTTATTCCGAAGGCGATGGCGCGATACTTCTTCTTCGACGGCGAGCACGCCGAGACCTTTGCAGCCGAAAAGAATCAAACCGCCGGGGCTGCTGTCCGAAGTATGCTCGGCTGCGACCTCGCCGAGGAAGGGATGAAGGACCTCAAGGCCGTCGCCGGTCAGTACACGAAACAGACCGGTGACGGAGGCGGCGACGACGAACTCAAATCCCTTCGCGACAAACTGACTGAACTTGAGGATCAGGTGGCGCGCGACGAAGCCGACCTCGCCGATCAGAAGAAAAGCGTCGAGCAACTGAGCGAACAGAAATCCCTGATCGACGAAGCTCTCCGATTGACCGCCGGAGCGAGCGAGGTCCAAGAACTCCGCGACGGCCTGAAAACGCGCGAGGAGCAGATCGAACGCGACGTCCGCGAGAGACAGGCCGAGCTCGTCCGTTGGATCGGCGAGAAAGCGATCGCCGTTCTGAGCAAGAAGGCGCTGCTTGAAACTGCGAGCTTCGTCGATTCGGAGGCGGTTGAAGGACGGCTTCCGAGCCCTTATCGTGAAGATTTCATCCAGAGCCTTCTTCACCGGGAGAATTGCATCTGCTGTCGAGACCTGAAACCGACGACGTCGGAGTGGAACGCTGTGGCCACCCTCCTGAAGACGGCGGGCAATACCGAGGCGGAAAGCCGTCTGGCACGGGTCCGCATCAGGCTTCATACCTTTCAGGAGTTGGCTCGAAATGCGCCGAACCAGCTGTCATCGACACAGGAACGGTTGGGTCAGCTTCTCGAAGAGCGGCGCGGGGTCGCTGCCGAATTGGGTGAGGTCAGCAAGAAGCTCGAAGGCCTCGATCTTCACGGGGTCCGGGAACGAGAAAGAGCGAGAGGGGAGATCGAGAAAAACCTGGGTCAACGACACCAGAGAATCGGCGATCTTGAGGCAACGATCAGGAATGCGGCATCGCGCATTGACAGCTTGGCCCAGGAAATCAAGGTGAAGGGAGCGAAGAACGAACGCACGCGCACGATCATGAGGAAGCGGCAACTCGCATTGGACGCTGCGATCCTTCTGAAGAGCCGCCTGGAGCGGTACGAGAGCCGGGCCAGAAGCGCGATCGAAGGCGAAATCAACGACATCCTCGAACGCACCGCGCGACGCGACTACCAGTTCAAGTTCGACGACGATTTTTCGATGGCTTTGACCCACTCCGACATCGATGGTCCAGTCCCCAAGAGCGGAGGCGAAAACCAGCTCATGAGCCTTGCCTTTACCGCCGCGCTTGTGCGGTTCTCGAAGGAACGCGTGGGAAATACGGACGAACTTCTTTCGCCGGGTACCGTGGCCCCGCTGGTCCTTGACGCACCGATCGGCCATCTGGACCAGTCCTACAGGGAGGCGACGGCGGAATTCATTCCCGAGATGGCGGGACAAGTTATCCTACTGCTGTCCAGCGCGCACATGTCCGCGGGAGTGTACGACGCGTTGAAGGCCCGGGTCGGCAAGGAATACGTGCTGATTTCCGAAAACAGGCGGGCGCGCGAGGGAAAGAGCAACGACCCCATCGCCTTGAACGGGCGCAACTACAACCAGTCGCTGTTCAATCAGGAGAGAAATCTCACGCGTGTGGAAGAGGTCGCTTGA
- a CDS encoding ATP-binding domain-containing protein: MNSEGKSRSRGPTTADLGSLADQTLSFFKKTADAARSEMHESAPGPASLAAVNTFTGTKTLDKLSDIGTEKRRRLAILSSEPAIARIVVMEDGKPIVYYIARATPDSGQEPNIRVANYRASLGRLASLPVGAKYAKPTPKGEQLLEILEKTLLQPSLDPEGWDSKNSKFEHIGHFPKTIVSLRHLLPRAASMEMDLLDELLAEAKEAENVVEGFRRSVLAKMGLREAGALDEFQDEIFRLPLSTRLLILGPPGTGKTTTLIKRLGLKLDVTHLTDTEKSVISRTAAGMAGLGNSWLMFAPTDLLAQYVKENFAREEVPASDLRIETWTSFRQDIARKKLGILRTAARRGGLVMKETVSSLQNATLKRQTAWYVDFEIWQNEAFWSDLGANAKLLLEAEAGELRTMGLRLEGLLKGADAKGPLSLADIMETAAELSKASLDLRQGSERRAREAFAKQLAKDRGLLTALADFVASLEDDAEEPDDAVVDDEEDRIVSQDTREAAFLVYVETVGALARAHVSGRKVAPRSRTGKILAWLGGRIPSESELSILGRALRASSAVTRLSNPLRRYMVGIPQRYRQFRRQRQAEGKWYSASGFVGSEAHPLEIDVILLARLRSTATLLADRRFAASIADASYASLKNVADLYRTQIAVDEATDFSPIQLACMAALGDPAARSFTACGDFHQRITAWGSRSLEDLVLLDGLDVRGINITYRHSRQLNEFAHKLISSEYRDSAPPSLPEHVDNEGVPPALGIGLRTDADIAAWIVRRIEEIENISGGIPSVAVLVDVEDRVSPLAKSLDTVLSQRNLNLNAVACQGGLAIGRDNQVRVFDVQHIKGLEFEAVFFVGLDRLAKREPDIFAKYLYVGATRAALFLGLTIEDRLPPILADMRSTFVERWTTAAGSTRQNARGKS, encoded by the coding sequence ATGAACTCTGAAGGAAAGTCGCGCTCGCGCGGACCAACGACGGCCGATTTGGGAAGCCTGGCGGACCAAACGCTCTCGTTTTTCAAAAAGACGGCGGACGCCGCTCGGTCCGAGATGCACGAAAGCGCGCCAGGACCGGCTTCCCTTGCCGCGGTCAACACGTTCACCGGCACCAAAACCCTGGACAAACTCTCGGACATCGGAACCGAGAAGCGAAGGCGGCTCGCGATCCTCTCAAGTGAGCCTGCAATCGCCAGGATCGTCGTCATGGAGGACGGCAAGCCGATTGTCTATTACATCGCGCGGGCGACCCCGGACAGCGGTCAAGAGCCGAATATCCGGGTCGCCAATTACCGTGCGTCATTGGGGCGTCTGGCTTCCCTTCCCGTAGGGGCGAAGTACGCAAAGCCGACACCCAAAGGCGAGCAACTGCTCGAAATCCTGGAAAAGACTCTCCTGCAGCCTTCCCTGGATCCGGAAGGTTGGGACTCGAAGAATTCGAAGTTCGAGCATATCGGGCACTTTCCGAAGACCATCGTGTCGCTGCGGCACCTGCTTCCGCGGGCGGCTTCCATGGAAATGGATCTCCTCGACGAACTGCTTGCCGAGGCGAAGGAAGCCGAAAACGTAGTCGAGGGCTTCCGACGCTCCGTCCTCGCCAAGATGGGCTTGCGCGAGGCGGGCGCACTCGACGAATTCCAAGACGAAATATTCCGCCTGCCTCTTTCCACCCGGCTGCTGATCCTCGGCCCGCCCGGCACGGGAAAGACGACGACGCTCATCAAACGCCTTGGCCTAAAGCTCGACGTCACGCATCTTACCGACACCGAAAAGAGTGTCATTTCGCGGACTGCCGCCGGAATGGCCGGTCTCGGAAACAGCTGGCTGATGTTTGCGCCGACCGACCTTCTCGCTCAATACGTTAAGGAGAATTTCGCCAGGGAGGAGGTGCCGGCGTCGGATCTCCGCATTGAAACATGGACAAGCTTTCGCCAAGACATCGCCCGCAAAAAGCTCGGCATCCTCAGAACCGCCGCGCGTCGGGGCGGCCTCGTCATGAAGGAAACCGTATCTTCGCTCCAGAACGCGACACTGAAACGTCAAACCGCCTGGTATGTCGATTTCGAAATCTGGCAGAACGAAGCGTTCTGGAGCGACCTAGGGGCGAATGCAAAACTGCTTCTGGAGGCCGAAGCGGGTGAATTGCGTACCATGGGGCTTCGCCTGGAAGGATTGCTGAAAGGTGCCGATGCAAAGGGACCGCTGTCGCTTGCCGACATCATGGAAACGGCAGCCGAGCTTTCCAAGGCTAGCCTCGATCTGCGTCAGGGCTCCGAAAGACGCGCGCGCGAAGCCTTCGCGAAGCAGCTAGCTAAGGACCGCGGCCTCCTAACGGCGCTTGCGGATTTCGTAGCCAGCCTGGAAGACGACGCCGAGGAGCCCGATGATGCTGTGGTGGACGACGAGGAAGACAGGATCGTTTCACAAGATACCCGGGAGGCAGCCTTCCTCGTATACGTCGAGACGGTAGGTGCACTCGCGCGCGCCCACGTGTCCGGACGAAAGGTCGCACCACGTTCCAGGACCGGCAAGATCCTCGCATGGCTCGGCGGACGAATTCCGTCCGAAAGCGAACTTTCGATTCTCGGGCGGGCCCTTCGCGCTTCGTCGGCCGTCACGCGATTATCAAATCCGCTCCGCCGTTACATGGTCGGAATCCCGCAGAGGTACAGGCAATTCCGGCGCCAGCGACAAGCCGAAGGCAAATGGTACTCGGCCTCCGGCTTCGTCGGTTCGGAGGCGCACCCCTTGGAGATCGACGTGATACTTCTTGCCAGGCTGAGAAGCACGGCCACGCTCCTTGCAGACCGGCGTTTTGCCGCAAGCATTGCCGACGCAAGCTACGCCTCGCTAAAAAACGTGGCCGATCTGTACCGGACGCAGATCGCCGTCGACGAAGCGACGGATTTTTCGCCGATCCAACTGGCATGCATGGCGGCGCTCGGCGATCCTGCCGCACGGTCCTTCACGGCGTGCGGCGATTTTCACCAGCGGATTACCGCCTGGGGTAGCCGCTCGCTGGAAGATCTAGTCCTCTTGGACGGCCTCGATGTTCGAGGCATAAACATCACATACCGTCACAGCCGGCAGCTGAACGAGTTCGCCCATAAACTCATAAGCAGCGAGTATCGGGATAGCGCTCCGCCGAGCCTTCCCGAGCATGTAGACAACGAGGGTGTTCCGCCGGCTCTAGGCATCGGTCTAAGGACGGACGCCGACATCGCAGCCTGGATCGTGCGCCGGATCGAGGAAATCGAGAACATAAGCGGCGGAATCCCCTCGGTCGCCGTGCTTGTCGACGTGGAAGACCGCGTTTCTCCGCTTGCAAAGTCTCTGGACACCGTGCTGTCGCAGAGGAACTTGAATTTGAACGCCGTGGCCTGCCAAGGCGGCCTGGCCATCGGGCGGGACAATCAGGTCCGCGTCTTCGACGTCCAGCATATCAAGGGACTGGAATTCGAAGCGGTGTTCTTCGTGGGATTGGACAGGTTGGCCAAGCGCGAGCCCGATATCTTCGCTAAGTACCTTTACGTCGGCGCGACCAGAGCCGCACTTTTTCTCGGTTTGACGATCGAGGACCGGTTGCCTCCGATCCTTGCAGACATGCGGTCCACCTTCGTCGAGCGCTGGACGACGGCAGCCGGTTCGACGCGCCAAAATGCAAGAGGGAAATCATGA
- the dndB gene encoding DNA sulfur modification protein DndB has product MSDNSLEFTAIRGIQAANAYYVIMVPLKVVPRLFQFEDEAMGAAERAQRVLNRARVPVIASYITNNPGEYILSSLCASIDGEIEFQPAAASGALRSVGRLRISMDATILINDGQHRRAAIEEALRERPLLGDETISVVVFADRGLKRSQQMFADLNIHAVRPTKSIKLLYDHRDALAGLTRSVVKRIPLFRDFTCLDTSSISNRSIKLFTLSSLHQATAELVGKMYDGGKVDDADLEKAVDYWTEIIQNMPDWQRVGTRQVAACDLRRDYVHAHGVAVQAIATVVGRMASDSPKGWRPKLQGLRDIDWSRSNRRLWDNRALVAGKVNKSKNNIVLVANVISKALGVPLPPEAQKIEDLYAPVAGIELEAADAT; this is encoded by the coding sequence ATGTCCGACAACAGCCTTGAGTTTACGGCAATTAGAGGCATCCAGGCGGCTAACGCCTATTACGTGATCATGGTCCCGCTCAAGGTTGTTCCTCGCCTTTTCCAGTTCGAGGATGAAGCGATGGGCGCCGCGGAGCGCGCTCAGAGGGTTCTGAACAGGGCCCGTGTACCGGTCATTGCTAGCTACATCACGAACAATCCCGGCGAATACATATTGTCATCGCTGTGCGCCTCTATCGACGGCGAGATCGAATTTCAGCCTGCCGCCGCCAGCGGCGCGCTGCGCTCGGTCGGACGACTTCGTATTTCCATGGATGCCACAATTCTAATCAACGACGGTCAGCACAGGCGCGCCGCCATCGAGGAGGCGCTTCGCGAACGGCCGCTATTGGGCGATGAAACGATTTCGGTCGTCGTGTTTGCCGACCGGGGGCTGAAGCGGTCGCAACAGATGTTCGCAGACCTGAACATCCACGCCGTGAGACCGACAAAATCGATCAAGCTTCTGTACGACCATAGAGACGCGCTAGCGGGCCTGACTCGGAGCGTCGTCAAACGTATCCCGTTGTTCAGGGATTTCACGTGCTTGGACACAAGCAGCATCTCGAACCGCTCAATCAAGCTCTTTACGTTGAGCAGCCTCCATCAAGCGACCGCCGAACTGGTCGGCAAGATGTATGACGGCGGAAAGGTCGATGACGCAGACCTGGAAAAGGCTGTGGATTACTGGACGGAGATTATCCAAAACATGCCCGACTGGCAGCGAGTGGGCACGAGGCAAGTTGCAGCATGCGATCTGAGGCGCGACTATGTGCACGCTCATGGGGTCGCCGTCCAGGCGATCGCGACAGTGGTAGGACGAATGGCGTCGGATAGCCCCAAGGGATGGCGCCCCAAACTGCAAGGCCTTCGTGACATCGATTGGTCGCGATCGAACCGGCGCTTGTGGGACAACCGCGCCTTGGTGGCTGGCAAAGTGAACAAATCCAAGAACAACATCGTCCTCGTCGCCAACGTGATCTCGAAAGCGCTCGGAGTACCTCTGCCGCCCGAAGCGCAAAAAATCGAAGACCTTTACGCACCGGTGGCAGGTATCGAACTGGAAGCAGCGGACGCAACATGA
- the dndC gene encoding DNA phosphorothioation system sulfurtransferase DndC yields MTPMINKAAIEDRCREIREVYLADARPWVVGYSGGKDSTCVLQLVWTALSSLPPDQRTKPVYVISSDTLVETPVIVRYIDVTLARIEKTARDQGLPFRSQKVTPTVEKSFWVNLIGKGYPAPSRRFRWCTERLKIEPADAFIKSKVAEFGEVVMVLGVRSSESATRAQVMSLHRLTGSVLSRHSSLLNAFVYGPIEAFSTDDVWSYLLQNASPWGNDNRDLVAMYRNAQGECPVVVDKTTPSCGNSRFGCWVCTVVERDRSMENMIDSGEDWLEPLLEFRDMLSETQDPQKKKIYREFRRRGGHVSFIGDSDQPVPGPYKMDFCKLLLERLLDTQVRVQKNAPPGEDSLLIHDAELHEIRRIWRSERGDWADSVPSIVRKALGRDLNWVVEDSVSLGAEDARLLDEVCSARQVPTELVVRLLDIEKAAHGLKRRHAVHTRIEDVFRQEWRDLDAIVAERMAAKGSSRADAEAAIVGQVELDIESGEVS; encoded by the coding sequence ATGACCCCCATGATCAATAAGGCGGCAATCGAAGACCGCTGCAGGGAAATACGCGAGGTCTACCTAGCGGACGCCCGTCCGTGGGTTGTCGGTTATTCCGGGGGTAAGGACTCGACCTGTGTCCTTCAACTCGTCTGGACCGCGCTCTCGTCCCTGCCACCCGACCAGCGAACAAAGCCGGTCTATGTCATCAGTTCGGACACACTCGTGGAAACGCCCGTGATTGTTCGATACATCGACGTCACTCTGGCTAGAATTGAAAAGACCGCACGGGACCAAGGTTTGCCGTTTCGAAGCCAGAAGGTGACTCCGACGGTCGAGAAGAGCTTTTGGGTCAATCTGATCGGGAAAGGCTATCCCGCGCCGTCGCGACGGTTCCGCTGGTGCACCGAACGGCTCAAGATCGAACCGGCGGACGCCTTCATCAAGAGCAAAGTCGCCGAATTCGGTGAAGTAGTGATGGTTCTCGGAGTTCGGTCGTCGGAGAGCGCCACTCGCGCTCAGGTCATGTCATTGCACCGGCTAACGGGATCGGTACTCTCCAGGCATTCCTCGCTGCTGAATGCATTCGTTTACGGACCGATCGAGGCATTTTCGACTGACGACGTCTGGTCCTATCTCCTGCAGAACGCATCCCCCTGGGGGAACGACAATCGCGACTTGGTCGCGATGTACCGCAACGCCCAGGGCGAGTGCCCAGTCGTCGTGGACAAGACCACTCCGAGCTGCGGAAACTCCCGGTTCGGATGCTGGGTGTGCACGGTCGTGGAGCGGGACCGTTCCATGGAAAACATGATCGATTCCGGAGAGGATTGGCTGGAGCCCCTTCTGGAATTCAGGGATATGCTTTCGGAAACCCAGGATCCACAGAAGAAGAAAATCTATCGCGAATTCCGGCGACGTGGCGGCCACGTCTCGTTCATCGGGGACTCGGATCAACCCGTTCCCGGCCCATACAAGATGGACTTCTGCAAGCTACTGCTCGAACGCCTCCTGGACACCCAGGTTCGCGTTCAGAAGAACGCCCCCCCGGGAGAAGACAGCCTTCTCATCCACGACGCCGAACTGCACGAGATCCGCAGGATATGGCGGTCGGAGAGAGGCGACTGGGCCGATAGCGTTCCAAGCATTGTGAGAAAAGCGTTGGGGCGCGATCTCAACTGGGTCGTCGAGGATTCCGTATCGTTAGGTGCTGAAGACGCGCGGCTGCTCGACGAGGTCTGCTCGGCCCGGCAGGTACCGACCGAACTCGTCGTCCGTCTGCTGGACATCGAGAAGGCCGCTCATGGCCTGAAACGCCGGCACGCCGTGCACACGCGGATCGAAGATGTATTCCGCCAGGAATGGCGCGATCTTGACGCGATCGTCGCGGAACGGATGGCCGCCAAGGGATCGTCCAGAGCCGACGCCGAAGCGGCAATTGTTGGGCAGGTGGAATTGGATATCGAAAGCGGAGAGGTTTCATGA
- a CDS encoding DUF2493 domain-containing protein — MVRTRHGAAARDHALTELQLFGYRPFDHQPDPRPLPEGKMIAGSVADTFDALVATMSDTRLEPDLDDLLWSTVNLFHRAVDRIERQLDENEQAQHKSQREQNGSEVRSVELERLTVEGITLIERRNCLELFRDQAIAQFEVHTGSAWRPRSGSLVNHRTLTAAMIDSRDFIAAKRRAETEVMLPPGRKIALTGGLDFNDHHLIWDRLDKVHAKHSDMVLLHGGSPKGAELFASKWATSRKMAQIAFKPDWTKHAKAAPFKRNDALLELLPIGVMHFPGTGVQDNLADNAKRLGIPVWKFGGA, encoded by the coding sequence CTGGTCCGTACTCGGCATGGAGCGGCTGCTCGTGACCACGCCCTCACCGAACTACAGCTCTTCGGCTATCGTCCCTTCGACCACCAGCCCGATCCAAGACCGCTCCCCGAGGGCAAGATGATCGCCGGCTCTGTGGCCGATACCTTTGACGCCCTGGTTGCGACCATGAGCGACACGCGGCTTGAACCGGACCTTGACGATCTGCTTTGGTCGACAGTCAACCTGTTCCATCGTGCCGTCGACCGCATCGAACGCCAGCTCGACGAAAACGAGCAGGCGCAGCACAAGAGCCAGCGCGAGCAGAATGGCTCGGAAGTGCGATCGGTCGAACTCGAGCGCCTCACGGTTGAAGGCATCACGCTGATCGAGCGCCGTAACTGCCTGGAACTGTTCCGGGATCAGGCCATCGCGCAATTTGAGGTCCACACCGGCTCAGCCTGGCGTCCTCGATCGGGATCATTGGTCAATCACCGGACGCTAACCGCAGCGATGATCGACTCCCGCGACTTCATCGCAGCAAAACGCCGCGCTGAGACCGAGGTCATGTTGCCGCCGGGGCGGAAAATCGCACTCACCGGCGGGCTCGACTTCAATGACCACCACTTGATCTGGGATCGCCTTGACAAGGTTCATGCCAAGCACTCCGACATGGTCCTGCTCCACGGCGGCTCGCCGAAAGGCGCCGAACTGTTCGCCTCGAAATGGGCGACCAGCCGCAAGATGGCGCAGATCGCCTTCAAGCCAGACTGGACCAAGCACGCCAAGGCGGCACCGTTCAAGCGCAACGATGCGCTGCTCGAGCTTCTGCCGATCGGCGTCATGCATTTCCCGGGCACGGGAGTCCAGGACAACCTCGCCGACAATGCGAAGCGGCTCGGCATCCCGGTCTGGAAGTTCGGCGGCGCATGA